The proteins below come from a single Phycisphaerae bacterium genomic window:
- a CDS encoding cellulase family glycosylhydrolase, translating into MAARMRNGHKEESGILELVLCRSYRCLTAVRAVIVALLRRMALGARRCGPIMVRLLVATVWTVWLLGYASTQPAPLAPQTGKLPYWDQQRKGANCFNRDCDRAYFAAARAAGIRVVRLTWSKWKGAGRDFLLGNADDFKGIPPADPQRLREVLDWAAAEDVKIVVVPLSLPGMRWQQQNDGRFDARLWTDFKYHRQAAAFWKELASALRGHPAVVAYNLVNEPAPARAMKVDLADRAAREAFEKRVAGTAADVNTLYASLILAVRAVDPDTPILLDGGDFAAPAHIDFLRPVADQRTLYAVHCYEPWNYTTFQINGGKIPYPGPEVVQRELAQVDAWARRNGVPAHRIILSEFGCDRRVPGVEQYLSDVIKSANGFGWHWAFYAFREDEWDGLDYELGPGKRPYSYWQAIERGEHPAPPRKDNPIWRVLAREFQP; encoded by the coding sequence TTGGCCGCGAGAATGCGCAACGGGCACAAGGAAGAGAGCGGCATACTTGAGCTGGTTCTGTGTCGGAGCTATCGTTGCCTGACGGCCGTCAGGGCGGTCATCGTGGCTCTGCTTCGCCGGATGGCCCTTGGTGCTCGGAGGTGTGGACCGATCATGGTGCGATTACTCGTTGCCACTGTGTGGACGGTCTGGTTGCTCGGCTACGCATCGACCCAGCCCGCGCCGCTTGCGCCGCAAACCGGCAAGCTGCCCTATTGGGACCAGCAGCGGAAGGGGGCCAACTGCTTCAATCGGGACTGCGACCGCGCGTACTTCGCGGCCGCACGGGCCGCGGGAATCCGCGTCGTGCGGCTCACCTGGAGCAAGTGGAAGGGCGCCGGCCGCGACTTCCTGCTCGGTAACGCCGACGACTTCAAGGGGATTCCACCGGCCGATCCGCAGAGACTGCGTGAGGTGCTCGATTGGGCGGCGGCCGAGGACGTCAAGATCGTCGTCGTCCCGCTGTCGCTGCCCGGTATGCGCTGGCAGCAGCAGAATGACGGACGCTTCGACGCTCGGCTCTGGACCGACTTCAAGTACCATCGCCAGGCGGCCGCATTCTGGAAGGAACTCGCTTCGGCACTGCGTGGGCATCCGGCGGTTGTCGCGTACAACCTGGTCAACGAGCCGGCCCCGGCCCGGGCGATGAAGGTCGATCTGGCGGACCGTGCCGCCCGCGAGGCGTTCGAGAAGCGGGTCGCCGGGACGGCCGCCGACGTCAACACACTGTACGCGAGCCTGATCCTGGCCGTGCGCGCCGTCGATCCCGATACCCCGATCCTGCTCGACGGCGGCGACTTTGCGGCCCCGGCCCACATCGATTTCCTGCGCCCGGTCGCCGATCAACGCACGCTCTACGCGGTGCACTGCTACGAGCCGTGGAACTACACAACCTTCCAGATCAACGGCGGCAAGATCCCGTACCCCGGCCCCGAAGTGGTGCAGCGTGAACTCGCGCAGGTTGATGCTTGGGCCCGGCGTAACGGCGTGCCCGCCCATCGGATCATCCTCAGCGAATTCGGCTGTGATCGGCGCGTCCCTGGCGTTGAGCAGTACCTGTCCGACGTGATCAAGTCCGCCAACGGGTTCGGCTGGCACTGGGCGTTCTACGCGTTCCGCGAGGACGAATGGGACGGCCTGGACTACGAACTCGGGCCGGGCAAGCGGCCGTATTCGTACTGGCAGGCGATCGAACGCGGCGAACATCCCGCCCCGCCACGCAAGGACAACCCCATCTGGCGCGTTCTCGCCCGGGAGTTCCAGCCGTAA
- a CDS encoding xylose isomerase, with protein sequence MASYQPQKSDKFAFGLWTIMNTGRDPFGEATRERIDPLDVITELGKRGVWGIELHAEDLIPPTATAAERDRLIKEANKRMADQGMACVNCGANVFGHPVYKDGALTSHDPKVRQLALQRYLNSIDVGVALGSKLCDLWWGRDGAEVDAAKDPLEAIKWLREGLNYLQSYIDKQDYTGYRLAIEPKPNEPRGDIYMPTVGHALGLIATLNKPENCGLVVEIAHSRMAGLNTYHDIAQAIEVHKLFGCHFNAQKPLRYDQDQRFGSEDLKESFFVVKLVEDTGWQGARSFDAHAFRSSDREEVWDFVSGCMRTYLILKEKVQKFNKDPEIQAILKELRSGAGEGLPPHDQLKKTTFDADQLACRRLHHERLDQLTQELLLGAR encoded by the coding sequence ATGGCTTCCTACCAGCCGCAGAAGAGTGATAAGTTTGCTTTCGGCCTGTGGACGATCATGAACACCGGCCGCGACCCGTTCGGCGAGGCGACTCGAGAGCGGATCGATCCGCTGGACGTCATCACCGAGCTGGGCAAACGCGGAGTCTGGGGCATCGAACTGCACGCCGAGGATCTCATCCCGCCCACCGCCACCGCCGCCGAACGCGACCGGCTCATCAAGGAGGCCAACAAGCGGATGGCGGATCAGGGTATGGCCTGCGTCAACTGTGGGGCCAATGTGTTCGGTCATCCGGTCTACAAGGATGGGGCCCTCACCAGCCACGACCCCAAGGTCCGGCAGCTCGCCCTGCAGCGGTATCTGAACTCCATCGACGTCGGCGTTGCCCTGGGTAGCAAGCTCTGCGACCTGTGGTGGGGCCGCGACGGGGCGGAAGTGGACGCGGCGAAAGACCCTCTCGAAGCCATCAAGTGGCTTCGAGAGGGACTCAACTACCTTCAATCCTATATCGACAAACAGGACTACACCGGCTACCGACTGGCCATCGAGCCCAAACCGAACGAGCCGCGCGGCGACATTTACATGCCGACCGTGGGACACGCGCTCGGGCTGATCGCCACCTTGAACAAGCCCGAGAACTGCGGCCTGGTGGTCGAAATCGCCCACTCGCGCATGGCCGGTCTCAACACCTACCACGATATCGCCCAGGCCATCGAGGTCCATAAGCTCTTCGGTTGCCATTTCAACGCCCAGAAGCCTCTGCGCTACGATCAGGATCAACGCTTCGGCTCCGAGGATCTCAAGGAGAGCTTCTTTGTGGTCAAGCTCGTCGAGGACACCGGCTGGCAGGGCGCTCGATCCTTTGACGCCCACGCCTTCCGCTCATCCGATCGCGAGGAGGTCTGGGATTTCGTCAGCGGCTGCATGAGGACCTACCTGATCCTGAAGGAGAAGGTCCAGAAGTTCAACAAGGATCCCGAGATCCAGGCCATCCTCAAGGAGCTCAGGAGCGGCGCGGGCGAGGGGCTGCCGCCGCACGATCAGTTGAAAAAGACCACGTTCGACGCCGACCAGCTGGCTTGCCGCAGGCTGCACCACGAGCGCCTCGACCAGCTTACGCAAGAACTGCTGCTCGGCGCCAGGTGA
- a CDS encoding uroporphyrinogen decarboxylase, with the protein MNGRELLLKALANESTPRSAWVPFVGVHGAKMLGLSAEQYLRSSGSIVAALLKAKDLYQPDGLPIVFDLQLEAEILGCQMHWGEETPPSVSSHPLNDRSIADLPSFDVIKGRFPVVLDALREAKRRIGGEVALYGLITGPFTMALHLMGTNVFLQMFNSPEAVHEVLRFSTQVAKTSADAYIENGADVVAVVDPMTSQISPAHFREFVAAYANDIFDHIRSRGALSSLFVCGNATRNLENMCQTRCDNVSVDENISLESLRDLAGKHNKSFGGNLKLTTVLLLGSEDDARRDALRCLDIGGTKGYVLAPGCDLPFATPEANLEAVASLVHDEYQREVARAKVKNMAEMTFEDVLLPNYGEEDKVFVDVVTLDSASCAPCQYMVDAVFKATRPMGDRVVIREHKITTRTGLGHMAKLGVGQIPTICIDGEVMFPSIIPDVKTLTEAIEERIKAKGKT; encoded by the coding sequence ATGAACGGAAGAGAGCTTCTGTTGAAGGCGTTGGCCAACGAGTCCACCCCGCGCTCGGCCTGGGTGCCATTTGTCGGCGTCCACGGAGCGAAGATGCTGGGCTTGTCCGCCGAGCAATACCTTCGTTCCAGCGGGAGCATCGTAGCCGCCCTGCTCAAGGCCAAGGACCTTTACCAACCTGACGGTCTGCCGATCGTTTTCGATCTCCAGCTCGAGGCCGAGATTCTCGGCTGCCAGATGCACTGGGGCGAGGAGACACCTCCGTCGGTGAGTTCCCACCCGCTGAATGATCGCAGCATCGCCGACCTGCCCTCCTTCGATGTCATCAAGGGCCGGTTTCCGGTGGTGCTGGACGCCCTGCGCGAGGCCAAGCGGCGGATCGGCGGCGAGGTCGCGCTCTACGGCCTGATCACCGGTCCGTTCACCATGGCTCTGCACCTCATGGGCACGAATGTCTTCCTGCAGATGTTCAACAGCCCTGAGGCCGTCCATGAAGTTCTCCGCTTCAGTACGCAGGTCGCCAAGACCTCCGCGGATGCCTACATCGAGAACGGAGCGGATGTCGTCGCGGTGGTCGATCCGATGACCAGCCAGATCTCGCCCGCCCACTTCCGCGAGTTCGTGGCCGCCTATGCCAATGACATCTTCGATCACATCCGCTCGCGCGGGGCCTTGTCCTCGCTGTTCGTCTGCGGCAATGCGACGCGCAACCTGGAGAACATGTGCCAAACCCGCTGTGACAACGTCTCGGTGGACGAGAACATCTCCCTGGAGTCACTGCGCGACCTGGCCGGCAAGCACAACAAGTCCTTTGGCGGCAATCTCAAGCTGACCACGGTGCTGCTGCTGGGCAGCGAGGACGACGCCCGGCGCGACGCCCTTCGCTGCCTGGACATCGGCGGCACCAAGGGCTACGTGCTCGCGCCCGGTTGCGACCTGCCTTTCGCCACGCCGGAGGCCAACCTGGAGGCGGTTGCCTCGCTCGTCCACGATGAGTACCAGCGGGAGGTCGCCCGGGCCAAGGTCAAGAACATGGCCGAGATGACCTTCGAGGACGTGCTGCTACCCAACTACGGCGAGGAGGACAAGGTCTTCGTCGACGTGGTCACGCTGGACTCGGCATCGTGCGCCCCCTGCCAGTACATGGTTGATGCGGTATTCAAGGCCACCAGACCGATGGGTGACAGGGTCGTCATCCGCGAGCACAAGATCACTACCCGCACCGGCCTAGGACACATGGCCAAGCTGGGCGTCGGCCAGATTCCGACGATCTGCATCGACGGCGAGGTCATGTTCCCCTCCATCATTCCTGACGTGAAGACCCTGACCGAGGCCATCGAGGAACGGATCAAGGCCAAGGGCAAGACATGA
- a CDS encoding 1-phosphofructokinase family hexose kinase has translation MLSPTVGLRLATVTLNPTIDRVIRVPGFAVGQHLVGRLHSRTPAGKAINVSRAMAALGMPSVALGWVGRESIEAFNAAARAAGFTPQFSAMAGTTRENITVIDPQGPNETHIREIGPTVTAEEIDRLTDDLRWTADDDVIVVFTGSLAPGLPPERFGDMIEACVTRGAHVVVDTSQAPLRKALEHKVWMIKPNLVELAELVGREIATDDQIVRTGLELSKRIPWVLITAGERGVFCFAEGAAQHASVTIPPERLRSTVGCGDALLAAFLSGLVAANGTCESALRQGVAVAAASAMNDLPAVFAAEDVETLRASVQLRPLA, from the coding sequence ATGCTGTCTCCGACCGTCGGCCTGCGACTGGCGACCGTGACTCTGAACCCGACCATCGATCGGGTCATACGGGTTCCGGGCTTCGCCGTGGGTCAGCACCTGGTCGGCCGCCTCCATTCGCGCACCCCCGCCGGCAAGGCGATCAACGTCTCCCGGGCCATGGCCGCCCTGGGCATGCCCAGCGTCGCTCTTGGCTGGGTGGGCCGCGAATCGATCGAGGCGTTCAACGCCGCCGCCCGTGCCGCCGGATTCACCCCTCAGTTCTCGGCCATGGCCGGCACGACCCGCGAAAACATCACCGTGATCGATCCGCAAGGGCCCAACGAAACACACATTCGCGAAATCGGACCAACGGTGACGGCCGAGGAAATCGACCGACTGACCGATGATCTGCGCTGGACCGCCGACGATGACGTGATTGTGGTTTTCACAGGGTCTCTGGCTCCGGGATTGCCGCCCGAGCGGTTCGGTGACATGATCGAAGCCTGTGTCACGCGGGGAGCTCATGTGGTGGTCGATACGTCCCAGGCCCCCCTGCGGAAGGCCCTCGAACATAAGGTGTGGATGATCAAGCCCAACCTCGTCGAACTGGCCGAGTTGGTCGGACGCGAGATCGCTACCGACGACCAGATCGTCCGGACGGGACTCGAACTGAGTAAGCGGATTCCATGGGTGCTCATCACCGCCGGCGAACGCGGCGTCTTCTGCTTCGCCGAGGGCGCCGCTCAGCACGCCAGCGTGACCATTCCCCCCGAACGGCTCCGCAGTACCGTCGGTTGCGGCGATGCCCTGCTGGCGGCTTTCCTGAGCGGCCTGGTCGCGGCCAACGGGACGTGCGAATCCGCCCTCCGCCAGGGGGTGGCCGTCGCCGCGGCCTCGGCCATGAACGACCTGCCCGCGGTCTTCGCAGCCGAGGACGTGGAGACGCTCCGGGCCAGCGTTCAGCTGAGACCTCTGGCCTGA
- a CDS encoding GTP-binding protein, whose translation MIPLALITGFLGSGKTTLLRRVIERHRGRRLAYLVNEFSSLDVDGRVLATEGERVVCLPGGSIFCKCLVTSFIRQLREISEWHDRPDQLLEGLIVEASGIADPRVVGQMLGETRLDQLYRLTSVISIVDPGSFLALRETLPNIAAQIEASHLAIVNKVDLFSEAALAEVEAAVREIQPAIEIIRSTFCSIDLDPFAPRAARPIHGEYAPCADPHYAKVVWKGERPVDVDQLVARIREAGADIYRAKGFVYTGDETLYIDVSAAETTTRAATGGASRTELALIVRPGREESVRSLLS comes from the coding sequence ATGATCCCGCTCGCCCTGATCACCGGTTTCCTGGGCAGCGGCAAGACCACCCTGCTGCGCCGCGTCATCGAGCGACATCGTGGCCGGCGGCTGGCCTACCTGGTCAACGAGTTCTCCTCGCTCGATGTGGATGGGCGCGTGTTGGCAACGGAGGGCGAGCGGGTTGTCTGTCTGCCGGGCGGGTCGATCTTCTGCAAGTGTCTGGTGACCTCCTTCATTCGGCAGTTGCGGGAGATCTCCGAGTGGCACGATCGGCCGGACCAGCTGCTTGAAGGCCTGATCGTTGAGGCCAGTGGCATTGCCGATCCCAGGGTCGTCGGCCAGATGCTGGGTGAAACCCGCCTCGATCAGCTCTACCGGCTGACGTCGGTGATCAGCATCGTCGATCCAGGCAGCTTCCTGGCCCTTCGTGAGACGCTGCCCAACATCGCCGCTCAGATCGAAGCCAGCCACCTAGCGATCGTCAACAAGGTCGATCTGTTCAGCGAGGCGGCCTTGGCCGAGGTAGAAGCCGCCGTCCGCGAGATCCAACCGGCGATCGAGATTATCCGATCCACCTTCTGCTCGATCGACCTGGATCCGTTCGCGCCGCGAGCGGCCCGTCCTATCCACGGTGAATACGCTCCCTGCGCCGACCCGCACTATGCGAAAGTGGTATGGAAGGGCGAACGGCCGGTCGACGTCGATCAACTGGTGGCTCGGATCCGCGAGGCGGGAGCGGACATTTACCGAGCCAAGGGTTTTGTTTATACCGGAGATGAGACGCTGTATATTGACGTCTCCGCCGCGGAGACAACCACCCGAGCCGCGACGGGAGGCGCGAGCCGTACGGAACTCGCCCTGATCGTCAGGCCGGGTAGGGAGGAGAGCGTCCGCTCCCTGCTGAGCTGA
- a CDS encoding HD domain-containing protein, producing the protein MSKASLSTKSRRFIDQMAPGEIVEDQVFLIAAKDLRTTNNGSLYIHCVLTDRTGQLLGRVWQATEAMYEKMPEGGFVRFKGRVENYKGSLQFIVDAMQPADPAAIDLSDFIPQTKEDIPAMFERVKAILRHIKDRNLLNLIKAFVTDEKLMEAFQKAPAAMAMHHAYIGGLLEHTRNLLELALLVVPRYPEVSLDLVLAGLFLHDIGKTAELTYNLSFKYTNEGQLVGHITMAVIWIEEKVKQVEAETGQPFPADVKNVLEHLILSHHGQYDFGSPKLPATPEAIAIHYLDNLDAKLHMFLAKIAADPDPASDWTQYVQSLGTKVFKKDVMGIRGK; encoded by the coding sequence ATGAGCAAAGCATCCCTCAGCACCAAATCGCGTCGCTTCATTGACCAGATGGCCCCCGGCGAAATCGTCGAGGACCAGGTCTTCCTGATCGCCGCCAAGGACCTGCGTACCACCAACAACGGCTCGCTGTATATCCACTGTGTGCTGACCGACCGGACCGGGCAGTTGCTCGGACGAGTCTGGCAGGCCACCGAGGCCATGTACGAGAAGATGCCCGAGGGCGGATTCGTCCGATTCAAGGGCCGGGTGGAAAACTACAAGGGCTCGCTGCAGTTCATCGTGGACGCCATGCAGCCGGCCGACCCGGCGGCGATCGATCTGAGCGACTTCATCCCCCAGACCAAGGAGGACATCCCGGCCATGTTCGAGCGGGTCAAGGCGATCCTCCGCCATATCAAGGACCGCAACCTGCTCAACCTGATCAAGGCCTTCGTGACCGATGAGAAGCTGATGGAGGCATTTCAAAAGGCCCCGGCCGCCATGGCCATGCACCACGCCTATATCGGCGGCCTGCTCGAACACACCCGCAACCTGCTCGAACTGGCCCTGCTGGTCGTGCCCCGCTACCCGGAGGTCAGCCTCGACCTGGTCTTGGCCGGCCTCTTCCTGCACGACATTGGCAAGACCGCGGAGCTGACCTACAACCTCAGCTTCAAGTACACCAACGAGGGACAGCTCGTCGGGCACATCACCATGGCGGTGATCTGGATCGAGGAGAAGGTCAAGCAGGTCGAGGCCGAGACCGGCCAGCCGTTCCCCGCCGACGTCAAGAACGTCCTCGAGCACCTGATCCTCTCGCACCATGGCCAGTACGATTTCGGCAGCCCCAAGCTCCCCGCCACCCCCGAGGCCATCGCCATCCACTACCTGGACAACCTCGACGCCAAGCTGCACATGTTCCTGGCCAAGATCGCCGCCGACCCCGACCCGGCCAGCGACTGGACGCAGTACGTCCAGAGCCTCGGTACGAAGGTATTTAAGAAGGACGTGATGGGAATACGGGGCAAGTGA
- a CDS encoding HEAT repeat domain-containing protein: MTKKRFPGFEACLRMMRHRSGSVKEEGFQWLSSRAAEYVAELMHAFRRKADSGHRYWLLELIDHAKKKTDALPLLIECLHSEDEILQGWAACGLQLLNTKEARRALFDAGKGR; encoded by the coding sequence GTGACGAAGAAGCGCTTTCCTGGCTTTGAGGCGTGCCTGCGCATGATGCGCCATCGCAGTGGATCCGTTAAGGAGGAAGGCTTTCAGTGGCTATCGTCGCGGGCGGCGGAGTACGTCGCCGAGCTGATGCATGCCTTTCGGCGCAAGGCTGATTCGGGGCATCGGTACTGGCTTCTGGAGTTGATTGATCACGCAAAAAAGAAGACCGATGCACTGCCGTTGTTGATTGAGTGCCTGCATAGTGAGGATGAGATTCTTCAGGGTTGGGCTGCCTGCGGTCTCCAGCTTCTGAACACTAAGGAAGCTCGCAGAGCCTTGTTTGATGCTGGGAAAGGCAGGTGA
- a CDS encoding response regulator — MGERKRILTFVLIMAAVAALAIGATLALLHSTSFERHRVRLSEVACNTARIVEMAARYHEAVRPNASGEDAAAIALSALRGGASRSLGLGESGEIRLARQSDGTILALWPKLSPDTITRSGPPGLSLSEPMRLALKGRSGTLVGLDGRGVRVLAAHEPVAGLGWSVIAQIDLSEIRAPFVKAGLYLLVLTLVMIAICTKFLMLFADSLVRRLRASEVRTQAIVEIADDGIVIADAGGVILSWNSAAERIFGYSAAETVGHSLVDLIVPERYRETKGAAMRRFARDGQGRALGTTLELTALHKSGAEFPIELTLSAFRDASGFMALAMVRDITQRKLTELREREQAAQLAAKNEALEAQRQQLRAQHDELLAVNAALVQARNTAEAASRAKSEFLANMSHEIRTPMTAILGFAENLLLPDLPPQEARSAAETIRRNGEHLLAIINDILDLSKIEAGKLEIERIACSPRQILSEVATLFRGAAEAKQLNLKIESLGPIPDKIRCDPTRLRQILQNMVGNAVKFTASGSVGVLVSEGETAAGARFLQFDVIDTGVGMTEEQSRRLFEPFMQADSSTTRQFGGTGLGLTLTRHLAELLGGTAELVRSAPGQGSHFRFTVAAVTADEETAAAGTVTWPEGCLTEPLPADSPRIEARVLLAEDGPDNQRLISFMLHRMGVEVTVANDGRKAVNEVLASMEMGQPYDAVLMDVQMPTCDGYEATRLLRAAGYEKPIIALTAQAMAGDRQKCIAAGCDDYISKPIHRVRLSEVLQHLLNDQVSRAGRADDR; from the coding sequence GTGGGTGAGCGCAAACGCATTCTGACCTTCGTCTTGATCATGGCCGCCGTCGCCGCCCTGGCGATCGGGGCGACGCTCGCTCTGCTGCACAGCACCTCGTTCGAGCGGCACCGCGTCCGGTTGTCCGAGGTGGCCTGCAACACGGCCCGGATCGTGGAGATGGCCGCTCGATATCATGAGGCGGTCAGACCGAATGCCAGCGGCGAGGATGCCGCCGCCATCGCCCTGAGCGCGCTTCGGGGCGGCGCTTCTCGTTCACTCGGGCTGGGCGAGAGCGGCGAAATCCGCCTGGCTCGCCAGAGCGACGGGACCATCCTTGCCCTTTGGCCCAAACTCTCCCCGGACACGATCACCCGGTCAGGTCCACCCGGGTTGAGCTTGTCCGAGCCGATGCGGCTGGCCTTGAAGGGCCGATCGGGAACCCTGGTCGGTCTGGACGGTCGAGGCGTGCGGGTGCTGGCGGCCCATGAACCGGTTGCGGGCCTGGGCTGGAGCGTAATCGCCCAGATCGATCTGTCGGAGATTCGGGCGCCTTTCGTGAAAGCCGGTCTGTACCTGCTCGTCCTGACCCTGGTCATGATCGCCATCTGTACCAAGTTCCTCATGCTCTTCGCGGATTCGCTCGTCCGTAGGTTGCGAGCGAGCGAAGTGCGGACTCAGGCGATCGTGGAGATAGCCGACGACGGGATCGTGATCGCCGACGCGGGCGGGGTCATCCTCTCGTGGAACTCGGCCGCGGAGCGGATCTTCGGCTACTCCGCCGCGGAGACGGTGGGGCACAGCCTCGTGGACCTGATCGTGCCGGAGCGGTATCGCGAGACCAAGGGTGCGGCCATGCGCCGCTTTGCCAGGGACGGACAAGGCCGAGCCCTTGGAACGACACTGGAGCTCACCGCCTTGCACAAGAGCGGGGCGGAGTTTCCCATCGAATTGACCCTGTCCGCTTTCCGGGACGCCAGCGGTTTCATGGCCCTGGCCATGGTGCGGGACATCACCCAGCGCAAGCTGACCGAACTCCGCGAGCGGGAGCAGGCCGCCCAGCTGGCCGCCAAGAACGAGGCGCTCGAGGCCCAGAGGCAGCAGTTGCGTGCCCAACACGATGAACTGCTAGCGGTCAACGCCGCCCTGGTGCAGGCCAGGAACACGGCCGAGGCGGCCAGCCGGGCCAAGAGCGAGTTCTTGGCCAATATGAGCCACGAGATCCGGACCCCGATGACGGCGATCCTGGGCTTCGCCGAGAACCTCCTGCTCCCGGACCTGCCGCCCCAGGAAGCTCGTTCCGCCGCCGAGACCATCCGCCGCAACGGCGAGCATCTGCTGGCAATCATCAACGACATTCTGGACTTGTCCAAGATCGAGGCCGGCAAGCTGGAAATCGAGCGGATCGCCTGCTCGCCCCGCCAGATTCTCAGCGAGGTGGCCACGCTGTTCCGAGGTGCTGCCGAGGCGAAGCAGCTGAACCTGAAGATCGAATCGCTTGGCCCGATTCCCGACAAGATCCGCTGCGACCCCACCCGGTTGCGCCAGATTCTGCAAAACATGGTCGGCAATGCCGTCAAGTTCACTGCCTCGGGCAGTGTCGGCGTGCTGGTCTCAGAGGGTGAGACTGCCGCCGGGGCTCGCTTCCTGCAGTTTGATGTGATCGACACCGGCGTGGGCATGACCGAAGAGCAGAGCCGGCGGCTGTTCGAGCCATTCATGCAAGCTGACAGTTCTACGACTCGGCAGTTTGGCGGCACCGGTCTGGGCCTGACCCTCACCCGGCACCTCGCGGAGCTGCTCGGTGGGACGGCTGAACTGGTCCGCTCGGCGCCTGGCCAGGGTTCGCATTTTCGGTTCACTGTGGCCGCGGTGACCGCCGACGAGGAGACCGCTGCCGCGGGGACGGTCACTTGGCCGGAGGGTTGCCTGACCGAGCCGTTACCCGCCGATTCACCGCGGATCGAGGCCCGCGTGCTCCTGGCCGAGGACGGCCCCGACAACCAGCGGCTCATCTCCTTCATGCTGCACCGCATGGGCGTCGAGGTGACCGTGGCGAACGACGGTCGCAAGGCGGTCAACGAGGTACTCGCGAGCATGGAGATGGGACAGCCCTACGACGCGGTGCTCATGGACGTCCAGATGCCGACCTGCGACGGTTACGAGGCGACACGGCTGCTCCGAGCGGCCGGCTATGAGAAGCCGATCATCGCCTTGACCGCCCAGGCCATGGCCGGAGACCGGCAGAAGTGCATTGCCGCGGGATGTGACGACTATATCAGCAAGCCGATCCATCGGGTCCGCCTGTCCGAGGTGCTGCAGCACCTGCTCAACGATCAGGTCTCCAGGGCCGGGCGGGCGGACGACCGCTGA
- a CDS encoding arylsulfatase: MKCSWIGETVFVWAALAMCPPASAESARPNIVIILADDLGHADVGFHGSPIKTPHLDRLAVSGARLEQFYVQPLCSPTRAALMTGRYPMRYGLQVGVVRPWAQYGLPLEERTLAQALKEAGYETAICGKWHLGHFRPDYLPTRRGFDHQYGHYNGAIDYFTHQRDGGHDWHRDDRTCYDKGYSTSLLADEAVRLIRHHKVAKPLFLYLPFNAVHAPHQVPPQYLEPYAHLEEPRRTYAGMVAAMDEAIGRVVAALDEKDMRRNTLILFSSDNGGPAPGRVASNGPYRAGKATLYEGGVRAAALAAWEGRIRPGTVVREPLHMVDWYATLLKLAGASPAQRLPVDGRDAWPTIAEGKPSPHEEILLNASPAGGAILVGPWKLVLRGAAARDEDPKITSRPLGTPARPGREPAELFNLAEDPQEKQDLAARHPGKVDELRARYRRLAAQAVPPRNAPRPPGFQSPEVWGATP; the protein is encoded by the coding sequence ATGAAATGCTCCTGGATAGGTGAAACCGTGTTCGTATGGGCCGCCTTGGCCATGTGCCCGCCAGCCTCCGCCGAGTCCGCTCGACCCAACATCGTGATCATCCTGGCGGACGATCTGGGCCATGCCGACGTGGGATTCCACGGGAGCCCCATCAAGACGCCCCATCTGGACCGTCTGGCTGTCTCCGGCGCCCGGCTTGAACAGTTCTACGTCCAGCCGCTCTGCTCACCCACCCGCGCCGCCCTCATGACCGGGCGCTATCCAATGAGATACGGGCTTCAGGTGGGTGTGGTTCGACCCTGGGCCCAGTACGGCCTTCCCCTGGAGGAGCGAACCCTCGCCCAGGCCCTCAAGGAAGCGGGCTACGAAACGGCTATTTGCGGGAAGTGGCATCTCGGGCATTTCCGGCCCGACTACCTGCCCACCCGCCGGGGATTCGACCACCAGTACGGCCACTACAACGGCGCCATCGACTACTTCACCCATCAACGAGATGGCGGTCACGATTGGCATCGTGATGACCGGACGTGCTACGACAAGGGCTACAGTACGTCTCTCCTGGCGGACGAGGCGGTCCGTCTGATCCGCCACCACAAGGTGGCCAAGCCGCTGTTTCTCTATCTCCCCTTCAACGCGGTCCACGCACCGCACCAGGTTCCGCCCCAGTATCTCGAACCTTATGCCCATCTCGAGGAGCCTCGCCGAACCTATGCCGGCATGGTTGCCGCGATGGACGAGGCCATTGGCCGCGTCGTGGCCGCGCTGGACGAGAAGGATATGCGCCGCAATACCCTGATCCTATTCTCCAGCGACAACGGCGGGCCCGCTCCCGGACGGGTCGCCAGCAATGGCCCCTACCGAGCGGGCAAAGCGACGCTTTACGAGGGGGGCGTTCGGGCCGCGGCTCTGGCCGCCTGGGAAGGGCGCATCCGGCCGGGAACGGTCGTCCGGGAACCGCTGCACATGGTCGACTGGTACGCCACGCTCCTCAAACTCGCGGGGGCATCCCCCGCGCAGAGACTCCCAGTCGACGGGCGGGACGCATGGCCGACAATTGCCGAAGGGAAACCGTCGCCCCACGAGGAGATCCTCCTCAACGCCTCACCAGCCGGGGGGGCGATTCTGGTCGGGCCATGGAAACTCGTGCTCCGCGGCGCGGCGGCTAGGGATGAAGACCCGAAGATCACGAGCCGGCCCCTGGGCACACCGGCCAGGCCGGGACGCGAGCCGGCCGAACTGTTCAATCTCGCGGAGGATCCCCAGGAGAAACAGGATCTGGCCGCCCGCCATCCCGGGAAGGTCGACGAGCTTCGCGCCCGGTACAGGAGACTGGCCGCCCAGGCCGTCCCCCCCCGCAATGCACCGCGCCCTCCCGGGTTCCAGTCACCCGAAGTGTGGGGTGCGACGCCGTAA